One window of the Lasioglossum baleicum chromosome 8, iyLasBale1, whole genome shotgun sequence genome contains the following:
- the LOC143211235 gene encoding uncharacterized protein LOC143211235: protein MRSVLFKLVVTVVAVLCLTTFALGAVVRSEEFGEQLRRIVHDMNPDRLRTQRATMGQIDDRPQRNCYDTPCGWHTYHPGTRQLSSKFMPNTCRCADETYKCVRTGENVSMSAYVYHCRQNTTADDIEGEPYDMDSADYVS from the exons ATGAGATCGGTATTGTTCAAGTTGGTGGTGACGGTAGTGGCGGTCCTGTGCCTGACGACCTTCGCGCTCGGCGCTGTGGTACGATCGGAG GAGTTCGGGGAACAGCTACGGCGCATTGTTCACGACATGAATCCTGACAGGCTAAGGACTCAGAGAGCCACTATGGGCCAAATCGACGACAGACCGCAGAGGAATTGCTATGACACGCCGTGCGGATGGCACACTTACCATCCTGGTACTCGTCAACTTTCGTCGAAATTCATGCCAAACAC ATGCCGATGCGCCGACGAGACTTACAAATGTGTACGTACCGGCGAGAACGTGTCGATGAGCGCGTACGTTTACCACTGTCGTCAGAACACGACGGCGGATGACATCGAGGGCGAGCCGTACGACATGGACTCGGCGGATTACGTTAGTTAA